In Sulfuracidifex metallicus DSM 6482 = JCM 9184, a single window of DNA contains:
- a CDS encoding ABC transporter ATP-binding protein: MIKTETIVDVTDLRKRFGQREILKGINFNVFSGEVFGIVGPNGAGKTTTLRILSGIIRSFEGKVEVAGMTPQKARESGLISYMPEDTFPYDRLTGIENLRFYAELYARGDKRKVNEYVDTAIKIADLGDRIQDKASEYSRGMKRRLIIARTLMTSPKLAILDEPTSALDVESAINVRHKITDIAKEKGVTVLLSSHNMLEVEYLCNRVVMIEGGRSLMEGTPKELVDKMGVQNLEEAFIKMTRLTQT, from the coding sequence ATGATTAAGACGGAAACTATCGTGGATGTTACCGATCTTAGGAAACGCTTTGGTCAAAGGGAGATTTTGAAGGGAATTAACTTCAATGTGTTTTCAGGAGAGGTCTTTGGGATAGTAGGTCCAAATGGAGCGGGTAAAACTACGACGTTGAGAATCTTGTCTGGGATAATAAGGTCATTTGAGGGCAAGGTTGAAGTGGCAGGAATGACCCCTCAGAAAGCCAGGGAGAGTGGCTTAATATCGTATATGCCTGAAGACACCTTTCCTTACGACAGGCTGACTGGAATAGAGAACCTGCGTTTTTACGCTGAGCTGTACGCAAGAGGAGATAAAAGAAAGGTAAATGAATATGTAGATACTGCAATAAAGATTGCAGACCTAGGAGACAGAATCCAGGATAAGGCTTCTGAATATAGCAGAGGAATGAAAAGAAGGCTAATAATAGCTAGGACGTTGATGACCAGTCCAAAGTTAGCAATTCTGGATGAGCCAACCTCCGCCCTGGACGTTGAATCGGCTATAAATGTGCGTCATAAGATAACTGATATAGCTAAGGAAAAGGGGGTTACTGTTCTTCTCTCATCTCATAATATGCTTGAGGTAGAGTACCTTTGTAACAGGGTTGTGATGATTGAGGGAGGGAGGTCCTTAATGGAGGGAACCCCTAAGGAATTAGTTGATAAGATGGGAGTTCAAAACCTTGAGGAGGCATTCATAAAGATGACCAGGTTAACTCAGACTTAG
- a CDS encoding ABC transporter permease: MLTLLRKEWLDVKRDKKLLVGTLVLPFFILPLIGFVLYASVVSQPPIVELINNSPANSVYVNEVAFYITSHGGIVVNQNDSNVTPDVILTFPKGFYSNLTSLGGKGLVYMTVQISSNTKAQDLVDNALYNVLYNVSLSRISELINDSHTNVSPVNIREPLEVVYTYITPTHHITTQARDQLVELARIIALVLFPSATPVIFFITDGITGEKERRTLESLLASPISPMEFIVSKLFISMFLGLMSSLGDLIGIFVFSLFASFIFGVSLALSSSFAILIVVIYIETVLLTAAISLILLLIFGGSTRNIQIINFLVLSFGMVASFSALFINLAQVTFPLSLIYIIPYEQLSASLLFYVFGLPGESIFYLSVTLIASILLLFLSSRIFNPERLLLK, translated from the coding sequence CTGCTGACTTTACTTCGTAAAGAGTGGCTTGACGTTAAGAGGGACAAGAAATTACTTGTGGGTACCTTGGTACTTCCTTTCTTTATACTTCCATTGATTGGTTTCGTTCTTTACGCATCTGTGGTTTCTCAACCTCCTATTGTGGAGCTAATTAATAACTCACCTGCCAACTCAGTTTACGTAAATGAAGTAGCTTTCTATATAACCTCTCATGGAGGGATAGTGGTTAATCAGAACGATTCTAATGTAACGCCTGACGTAATCTTAACCTTTCCTAAGGGATTCTATAGCAATCTAACCTCACTGGGAGGAAAGGGTTTAGTTTATATGACGGTTCAAATTTCCTCCAACACGAAGGCGCAAGATTTAGTGGACAATGCTTTGTATAACGTTCTATACAACGTATCTTTAAGTAGGATATCAGAATTGATAAACGATTCCCACACTAACGTAAGCCCTGTGAACATTAGGGAACCGTTGGAGGTGGTTTATACTTATATAACTCCAACTCATCACATTACAACGCAGGCAAGAGATCAGTTAGTCGAACTAGCAAGGATAATAGCCTTGGTTCTTTTCCCTAGTGCAACACCTGTAATTTTTTTCATTACAGATGGAATAACCGGCGAGAAGGAAAGAAGAACTCTGGAATCACTTTTAGCATCTCCTATATCACCTATGGAGTTCATAGTCTCCAAGCTTTTCATTTCCATGTTTCTAGGTTTAATGTCGTCCTTAGGAGACTTGATAGGCATATTCGTTTTTTCTCTCTTTGCCTCATTTATCTTTGGCGTATCTCTCGCTCTTTCCTCCTCATTTGCAATATTAATAGTAGTAATCTACATTGAGACTGTTCTCCTTACGGCTGCAATTAGTTTAATTCTTCTGCTGATTTTCGGTGGGTCTACTAGGAACATTCAAATAATAAACTTTCTTGTCTTAAGTTTCGGAATGGTTGCTTCATTTTCAGCGTTATTCATTAACCTTGCTCAAGTTACGTTTCCTCTGTCTTTAATATACATTATACCATATGAGCAGCTTAGTGCCTCCCTTCTTTTCTATGTATTCGGATTGCCTGGAGAATCCATATTCTATCTATCAGTAACGTTAATAGCGTCAATACTTTTGCTCTTCTTATCATCAAGAATTTTCAATCCAGAACGCTTACTTTTAAAATAA
- a CDS encoding Lrp/AsnC ligand binding domain-containing protein, with protein sequence MTEKYAAYVLIVTSVGKEQEVAEQLKQLNFVKRVENVYGEYDLVAEVDAPNSGDLKNVLEQIRRNSSIMRTVTLIMM encoded by the coding sequence ATGACAGAAAAATATGCCGCCTACGTTTTGATTGTAACATCAGTAGGTAAGGAACAAGAAGTGGCTGAACAGTTAAAACAACTAAACTTTGTCAAAAGGGTAGAAAACGTGTACGGAGAATACGATTTAGTAGCAGAGGTTGATGCTCCCAATTCCGGTGACCTAAAGAATGTATTGGAACAGATAAGAAGGAACAGTTCTATAATGAGAACAGTTACACTTATAATGATGTAA
- a CDS encoding ribbon-helix-helix protein, CopG family, with the protein MRVVTFKVEEDLLELLDRYAIRYGLNRSEAIRKAIEKVVNEEISKDTVPLAKVEKIRL; encoded by the coding sequence ATGAGAGTAGTTACATTCAAAGTAGAAGAGGATTTATTGGAACTACTAGATAGATATGCTATAAGATATGGTCTAAATCGAAGCGAAGCAATAAGAAAGGCCATAGAAAAGGTTGTAAACGAGGAGATAAGTAAGGATACAGTTCCTCTGGCGAAGGTTGAGAAAATCAGGCTTTAA
- a CDS encoding MBL fold metallo-hydrolase: MIRYFGHSTVLFDKLVIDPHDGGSIGLLRPNYGEAKYVIITHDHYDHNAFQLINYQDMKVAYTGSMDLGDFKVEGYSTFHDKERGKRRGRNIIYKIIRKSDNFTLVHLGDLGHPLSEDVLKQIKKPDLLAVPVGGLITIDHNEASQLISELEPSSILPIHYWIKGHYMPLNPVDEFIEKVKGKYEPINIKTSKNEDLEKEGKGKVFYIKA; encoded by the coding sequence ATGATAAGATATTTCGGTCATTCGACGGTTTTGTTTGATAAGCTAGTTATAGATCCTCACGATGGAGGCAGCATTGGTCTTTTAAGACCAAATTATGGTGAAGCGAAATATGTTATTATAACTCACGATCATTATGACCATAATGCGTTCCAGTTAATTAATTATCAAGACATGAAGGTTGCGTATACTGGGAGTATGGATTTAGGAGACTTCAAGGTTGAAGGTTATTCCACCTTTCATGACAAAGAAAGGGGAAAGAGAAGGGGAAGAAATATTATCTATAAGATAATTAGAAAGTCAGATAATTTCACTCTGGTTCATCTAGGAGATTTAGGTCATCCCTTGAGCGAGGATGTCCTAAAACAGATCAAGAAACCGGATCTCTTGGCTGTCCCTGTGGGAGGATTGATAACAATAGACCATAACGAAGCTTCTCAATTAATAAGTGAACTCGAACCTAGCTCTATATTGCCTATACATTACTGGATCAAAGGACACTACATGCCTCTTAACCCTGTGGACGAATTCATAGAAAAGGTAAAGGGAAAATACGAACCAATAAATATAAAAACAAGCAAAAATGAAGACCTTGAAAAGGAAGGTAAGGGTAAAGTATTTTACATTAAAGCCTGA